The Cloacibacillus sp. genomic sequence CATTGTATTAAATCACTGAAAAGCTGGATACCGTAACTTAAAAAAGAAGATAGCGCCTCCAATGCAAAACTCCTCTCGTAGTTTTTATCATGTAAGAAGATATACGGAAAGGTGATAAAAGTCCATAGTAATTTGAAACCTTGGGCTCTTTGCGTTAAAATGCAGCATGGAAGAGAAGTATTTTTATGATCGCAAAGGATGGAGGAGTCGTATTGCTTCCGTTACCGAGACTTGCGCTTGTCATAGCCGGTAATTTTTCTGCGGATGAAGAAAACGCCGATCCGGGCATATTGCTGGGCTATCTGCCGGATGAGCTGGCGCGCTGCTGTGAGATCAAAGAGTGGAGCTGCCAGCCAAGCACCCACTATTCTATGCCGATGACTCTTGCGATGGAGGAGATGTTCGAGTCGCTTGTAGCCGAGGGCTACACGGGGATAATAACCGTCTGCGGCAACGGCGTCATGGAAGAGATGGCCTATCTCGTAAATCTGCTCTGGCAGCACCCTGAACCGGTGATCTTCGCCAACCTTATGGTACAGGGGCGTGCCGGGCTAAAAGAGGGGCTGGTGAATCTGCACTGCTCGGTGCTCGCCGCGCTTTCGCCGGAGGCGAGGGACAAAGGCGTGCTTCTTTGTTCCAGCAGTGAACTCTTCGGAGCGGACGACGTGACCCTTGTCGACCCTGGTTCGCCGGACAGCGCCTTTCAATCGCAGGAAAAAGGCTCTGTCGGTAAGATGCTCAACGGTGAAATAAAATTTTTCAGCGAGCCTAAACGTCCGCCGTTTCTAGCCCGCAGGCCGAAGGAGCTTCCCGACGTGGAAATAATGTGGGCTTCGCTTGGCGGTGGGGAGAGCCTGCTCTCGTTTCTTGCCTCCAACAGGGAGCTTGGCGGTCTGGTGCTTGCCGGTTTCGGCGCGGGCAACGTGCCCCCCTCATGGGTGCCGCCCATCCGCAATATATTGCGGCGGCGCATCCCGGTGGCGATCACCTCCCGCTGCTTCCAGTGCCATGTACATAAGACTAACGACTTTGAGGGTTCTTTTGAAAAACTTACTGAAATGGGGGTAATGTCGGGCGGCAAGCTGAACCCGTTCAAGGCGCGCATACGCCTCTCCCTGGGTATATCGGCCGGACTCACCGATAACGGCCTCAGCCTCTACATGCTGAACCAGCCTGTCTGTGACGACATAAACACTTTATATAAATGAAAATATACTGCTTAACGCTTGGCTGTGCTAAAAACCGGGTGGACAGCGAATGCCTTGCCGGCGCGCTCACCGCCGCGGGCCATGAGCTCGTCTCCTCGGTGGAGGAGGCTGAATGTGCTCTGGTCAATACCTGCGGCTTCATCCGTCCCGCGGTTGAGGAG encodes the following:
- a CDS encoding asparaginase domain-containing protein, whose protein sequence is MLPLPRLALVIAGNFSADEENADPGILLGYLPDELARCCEIKEWSCQPSTHYSMPMTLAMEEMFESLVAEGYTGIITVCGNGVMEEMAYLVNLLWQHPEPVIFANLMVQGRAGLKEGLVNLHCSVLAALSPEARDKGVLLCSSSELFGADDVTLVDPGSPDSAFQSQEKGSVGKMLNGEIKFFSEPKRPPFLARRPKELPDVEIMWASLGGGESLLSFLASNRELGGLVLAGFGAGNVPPSWVPPIRNILRRRIPVAITSRCFQCHVHKTNDFEGSFEKLTEMGVMSGGKLNPFKARIRLSLGISAGLTDNGLSLYMLNQPVCDDINTLYK